Proteins encoded in a region of the Ursus arctos isolate Adak ecotype North America unplaced genomic scaffold, UrsArc2.0 scaffold_2, whole genome shotgun sequence genome:
- the LOC113246731 gene encoding olfactory receptor 10J1, producing MERENRTLITEFVFQGFSSFHEHQLMLFAVFLALYTFTLAGNIAIVTIIRTDRHLHTPMYFFLSMLSTSETVYTLVTLPRMLSSLVGMNQSISRTGCATQMFFFVSFGITNCFLLTAMGYDRYVAICNPLRYSIIMNKRVCVQLVGGACSIGLIVATTQVTSVFSLPFCATKVAHFFCDIRPVMKLSCVDTTANEILTVIISVLVLVVPMGLVFISYVLIISTILKIPSAQGRKKAFTTCASHLTVVVVHYGCASIAYLKPKSENSRDQDQLISVTYTVITPLLNPVVYTLRNKEVKEALLRATGRKLS from the coding sequence ATGGAGAGAGAGAACCGTACTCTCATCACTGAGTTTGTTTTCCAGGGTTTCtccagcttccatgagcaccagCTCATGCTTTTTGCTGTGTTCCTGGCACTATACACCTTCACCCTGGCCGGCAACATCGCCATCGTGACCATTATCCGAACTGACCGTCAcctccacacacccatgtacttcttcctgagcATGCTGTCCACTTCAGAGACCGTGTACACGCTGGTCACCCTCCCAAGGATGCTGTCCAGCCTGGTGGGTATGAACCAGTCCATCTCACGGACAGGCTGTGCCACACAGATGTTCTTCTTTGTAAGCTTTGGCATCACTAACTGCTTCCTGCTCACGGCCATGGGCTacgaccgctatgtggccatctgcaaccccCTGAGATATTCAATTATTATGAACAAGAGAGTGTGCGTCCAGCTGGTAGGCGGGGCCTGCAGCATTGGGTTGATTGTAGCTACAACGCAAGTGACATCTGTGTTCAGCTTACCTTTCTGTGCCACAAAGGTGGCCCACTTCTTCTGTGACATCCGACCCGTGATGAAGCTCTCCTGCGTCGACACCACGGCCAATGAGATCCTGACTGTCATCATCAGTGTGCTGGTGCTCGTCGTGCCCATGGGGCTGGTCTTCATCTCCTACGTCCTCATCATCTCCACCATCCTCAAGATCCCCTCTGCCCAGGGCCGGAAGAAGGCCTTCACCACCTGCGCCTCCCACCTCACGGTGGTCGTCGTCCACTACGGCTGCGCCTCCATTGCCTACCTCAAGCCCAAGTCCGAGAACAGCAGGGATCAGGATCAGCTGATCTCGGTGACCTACACGGTCATCACCCCCCTGCTGAACCCTGTGGTATACACGCTGAGGAACAAGGAGGTCAAGGAGGCCCTGCTCCGGGCCACTGGCAGGAAGCTCTCCTGA
- the LOC113246656 gene encoding LOW QUALITY PROTEIN: olfactory receptor 10J4 (The sequence of the model RefSeq protein was modified relative to this genomic sequence to represent the inferred CDS: inserted 2 bases in 1 codon) encodes MYFFLSVLSISETCYTVAIIPRMLSSLLSPQQAISIPGCATQLFFYLAFGISNCFLLTAMGYDRYVAVCNPLRYSVIMGKRTCIRLASGSWSIGLSTAITQVSSVFSLPFCDSNVISHFFCDIRPLMKLACADTTIKELVTLLISLCVLVLPMVLVFISYVLIVSTILKMASADGRKKAFATCASHLTVVVVHYGCTSFIYLKPKSQNSLQDXLISVTYTVITPLLNPVVYSLRNKEVKEALLRALGKKPLSQF; translated from the exons atgtacttcttcctgagcGTCCTGTCCATTTCTGAGACCTGTTACACCGTGGCCATCATCCCCCGGATGCTGTCCAGTCTCCTGAGCCCCCAACAAGCCATCTCCATTCCAGGCTGTGCCACTCAGCTCTTCTTCTATCTCGCCTTCGGGATCAGCAACTGCTTCCTGCTCACGGCCATGGGCTACGACCGCTACGTGGCCGTCTGCAACCCCCTACGGTACTCGGTCATCATGGGCAAAAGGACCTGCATACGGCTGGCAAGCGGATCCTGGAGCATTGGCCTGAGCACAGCCATCACGCAGGTGTCTTCTGTGTTCAGCCTGCCCTTCTGCGACTCCAACGTCATCTCCCACTTCTTCTGTGACATCCGGCCCCTAATGAAGCTGGCCTGTGCTGACACCACCATCAAAGAATTGGTCACTTTGCTCATCAGTCTCTGCGTCCTCGTTCTGCCCATGGTGCTGGTCTTCATCTCCTACGTCCTGATTGTCTCCACCATCCTCAAGATGGCATCCGCGGACGGCCGGAAGAAGGCCTTTGCCACCTGCGCCTCCCACCTCACAGTGGTGGTCGTCCACTATGGCTGCACCTCCTTCATCTACCTAAAACCCAAATCCCAAAACTCCCTGCAGGA ACTCATCTCGGTGACCTACACGGTCATCACCCCCCTGCTGAACCCTGTTGTgtacagcctgaggaacaaggaGGTCAAGGAGGCCCTGCTCAGAGCTTTAGGCAAAAAGCCTCTCTCTCAGTTTTAG